The genomic region TAATGTCTAGAGAGATCACATGTTTCTAATTTAGTACAAAATAAATCTCTCTTTATAGATAGATTTAAAATATGGTATCACATTTAGAGGCAAAGGAATAATAGAATTTGTCTCAAAGTAGCAGTTGGTTAAAGCCATCTTGAATGATGTTGGGTGGATACAGAGAGCTTTGTGATTCGCTATGAATCCATGTCGAGCGGGTTCTTCAGCTGCTTGACTTATCTTAGTCTTCATCTGTAAGCTTTGATATAAATTGTAGTTAACGAGTCAAGTTGGTAGGCTCGGCTCTGGTTGGAGATTGACCTTGGTTGTGTATGGTATCAGCCATTAGGGTTCTAGGACTGCATAGTTCTTTTGTGTGGGCTGAACTTTGTTTGTAGCTTTGCTGCTAGGTGCTGCTGAGTTTTGAgttgtttgtattttctttttggtttaatgaaattatctttttcattcaaaaatatttttggaaagttttgTTTCCGGAAAGTTGTTATTGTGTTTAATTTGGGTTCAAATCCTCAAACGCAATTACCTAAAGAGATTATTAATAAAAacacatggatttttttttatgggaaactctagagaaaattttattcaaaacttGTCAAAGAAATTACATCAGGGATCAAAGCTTGTTCAATGAAGCAAGGGTTCTCTTCAATCCAAACCGTGAAATCAGCAATACTAGAAGCTTGCTTTGCTAAAATGTGTGTAGGAATATTTCCTTGTCTCCTAGTGTGAGAAAACTGGACACTCCTAAACTCCCGTACAATCTCCAGAATATCCTCCACTATAGACGCTACAGACTAGGGCGGAGGGGATAGTTCACTTAAAGCTCTGTACATAATCATTGAGTCCCCTTCCAAAATAATATCTTGAACACCCACATCCCTTGTGAAAATTATGCTTGCCTCAAACGCCTTTGCTTCAGCCTCAAGCGCCCTAAGTGGCGCATGAATTTTCATGGACATTGCAGCTTCCAACCTTCCCCTGTCATCCCGAATAGTCACACCCACCCTAGCAGATTTTTGAATTGAGAAAATCGCACCATCTACGTTCACCTTAAAACAATTCGATGAAGGTGGATGCCAGCTCTGCCCCTCGTCATTCTATAAGCCCTGGACTGCAGTAGCCTCTGTTACTGCCTCATATTCTTCAATACACTGGGCTGCCCACTTAAAAATAACCTTCCCCGGTTTTCTTTCTCCACCCAGTTTGACCTCGTTTTTGTTATGCCATAGTGTCCAGGCTATTGTCACGATCAGCACAACCTTGTCCATCTCTACCTCCTCCTCCATCAAGAACAGCCACATCAAGTCTTGGAAATTTTGGCAGCGTGAAGACCTATCAGAGATTACTAACTTTGAGCACTCCCATGCATCTCGTGCTTTTGGGCATGTCCATAGGGCGTGTTGGATAGATTCAACCTCTTTCCTGCATTCGTCACAGTAAGCATCCTGAACCACTCCTCTCTTCGCAAGGTTTAATTTGGTTGGCAACATATCTCTACCTGCTCGCCAAGTGAAGTGTCTCACTTTAGGGGGCAGGGGAAGACTCCATAGCCTGTTCCAGAACCGGCGTTGTTGGCTTCCATCTGATAAACCACCCATATTAGCTTTTCAGGCCATTCGCATCGCTACTGTGTACGCGCTTTTCACAGAGAAGGTGCCATTTGAGGATTCTGCCCATATTTGCTTGTCCATAGGTAATCTGGAGCTTAATGGAATGCTTTTTATAATGTCAGCTTCAAAAGGCATAAACAGGGCATCAAGGACCTCAGGCTTCCGGCAAGCATTGACCGGATTAATTAACTCATTGACTCTCGTGTCAACATCCAAAAACAGTCGAGGAGACATCACTCTGTGTGTGGATGCTGTGGTCAACCAATTATCACCTCACACTCGAATCTGCTCACCATTACCCACATGGACGGAGCCATGTTTGGACttgggggggcaatggcccccctccctttttaaaaaaaaaattattattattatatatattaggtactaattttagcaattttgttttagaaaattacacttttgctcccttaaaaatatcattgattcttttaagagtattgttatagtcacaaatttttctataacatttttatagaCGGTTAaggtaacaaattcttattgattcGCATTTGAGCTTACCATTTAcattattagcaatttgtaaaaaggtttgcagttcaaacattttccacattttaaagaccattaaaaaatatttatatgtcaaaaattttaaaaagaaatatacaagtccaaaaaaattagtacaacaacaaaaattatcaatagtaaaactaaaaaaaataaaaaaattaagcctgATCAGccaattttacttaaaacagAAAATctaaccctttaaaaaattttaaacaactagTAACTAAGCGACTAAGTAGCAACAAAGTCGAAGGCCAAAGTTATTGTACACAACCAACAGCAGAGCCGCCCCCCCTAACTCTAagt from Castanea sativa cultivar Marrone di Chiusa Pesio chromosome 11, ASM4071231v1 harbors:
- the LOC142616588 gene encoding uncharacterized protein LOC142616588, translated to MGGLSDGSQQRRFWNRLWSLPLPPKVRHFTWRAGRDMLPTKLNLAKRGVVQDAYCDECRKEVESIQHALWTCPKARDAWECSKLVISDRSSRCQNFQDLMWLFLMEEEVEMDKVVLIVTIAWTLWHNKNEVKLGGERKPGKVIFKWAAQCIEEYEAVNVDGAIFSIQKSARVGVTIRDDRGRLEAAMSMKIHAPLRALEAEAKAFEASIIFTRDVGVQDIILEGDSMIMYRALSELSPPP